Genomic segment of Nitrospirota bacterium:
CTCAACGCTTCGGCATACTCCGCGACAAAGACAGCGGTCTCGTCCGAGGTTGGGATCAGGATCGACTGCCGCCCGATTTCCTCCCCTACCCTCAACAGCTGTTCGACAAACTGTTCCGGACGACGTTCATCCAGCCCGTAGAGAAAACGCTTCTTGCAGTATCGCGAGAGCAACCCGGGTGCATGAGGATCGGCATCAACCCCATAGATCGAGATGCCCTGCTCTCCCAGGCTGCGCATAATAGCCAGCGCCCCCAGTTTGCAGTTCACCACTACAACCGGTGTCGTGATGTTCTGAATTTGCAATGTATTTCTCACCTTTGTGACCCGGACAGCGCTACGATACAGAGATTCGTTGCGTTTCTCGTCGGTCTGCCGCAGGAACTAATCTTCCATTGATCAACGAAGGGACCATGTCCAGATCATCGAAGTGGCTGAGCACAAACTCCAAATCCACTTCCTGGCCAGACTGCCGCAGATAGGCTGCGCTCCGCCCGGATCGCACTGTTTCTGGACTCTTTCCGCTCCAACGGGAGATATAGAGGCTGGTCATCTCGGTTTCCGGGACATAGCCCGACCCAACCAATCGTTCAGCAATCCAGGCACAGGCCATCTGGTCTTCCCGGCGAAACTGGTTCCGAGTTCCAGCCCCCAAAACGGCAATCCGACTATGCCGACCAATCAAGTGGCGGGCGACGGCGGAAAGGTTCCTGAAGCAGGCGATATACACAGCCTCCGCGCCAGCCGCATTCAGCATGAGCTGCGTTCCCGAAGAAGACACCAGCACCATAGGGCGATCGACATCGGTTCGCTTCGCAATCTGGGCCGGGCTGTTGGTCAGATCGAAGCCAACCGGCATGTTTCCACCCAGTTCTCCGACTAAGAGTGGCTCCTTGAGCATCGACGCAATGCGGAATGCATCATCGGTCGTCTGCGCCGGAAAGACCTTCCGTCCAAGGCTGACCGCAGTGGTCGCCGT
This window contains:
- a CDS encoding 2-phosphosulfolactate phosphatase, with the translated sequence MKGAVIIDSFPESAARYREGYAIVAVDVIRATTTATTAVSLGRKVFPAQTTDDAFRIASMLKEPLLVGELGGNMPVGFDLTNSPAQIAKRTDVDRPMVLVSSSGTQLMLNAAGAEAVYIACFRNLSAVARHLIGRHSRIAVLGAGTRNQFRREDQMACAWIAERLVGSGYVPETEMTSLYISRWSGKSPETVRSGRSAAYLRQSGQEVDLEFVLSHFDDLDMVPSLINGRLVPAADRRETQRISVS